A DNA window from Brassica napus cultivar Da-Ae chromosome C1, Da-Ae, whole genome shotgun sequence contains the following coding sequences:
- the LOC111197732 gene encoding uncharacterized protein LOC111197732, whose amino-acid sequence MVFPSSITPSRRVTRSQSASDREANPKKIARLGKTASRYAVISTESELEEPASTDQEEAASTEQDEAASTEPEFIVTTPTFPERLFARNCYPSKPRLNIYSKASIIGSLVKLLRGSPEMNCLLGSQFGALFHLPVSRCSNSVKLVHSLLSRQLVTMRLYELWFLFADKPLRFSLREFGDITGLKCEPEREKVGNGSESIDATPGRMWKELFETEDEDVTVPDVLRMLEQPSLPEWKRLPLALIALVDGLLVCGHKLLHVTPAYVEMLEDTGSFLQYPWGREAFVSTLSRLTPPQPSDPSKMDKSLSVMRLRLKQQSTACYGFPLALQLFAFKAIPSLLEKIPEPNKTTSFLQEPEGCDSTNALLNFEDILLVETQTEVQCCCLSYLQNRS is encoded by the exons ATGGTATTCCCCTCCAGCATAACGCCCTCGAGGAGGGTGACTCGTAGTCAATCCGCCAGTGATAGAGAAGCAAATCCCAAGAAAATTGCCCGACTAGGCAAAACTGCGTCTCGTTATGCAG TAATTAGCACGGAGTCCGAACTAGAGGAACCTGCATCCACCGACCAAGAAGAAGCTGCATCCACTGAACAAGATGAAGCTGCATCCACCGAACCGGAATTTATTGTCACCACGCCGACTTTCCCGGAAAGACTGTTCGCACGTAATTGCTATCCTAGCAAACCTCGACTGAACATCTATTCAAAGGCGAGTATCATTGGATCGTTAGTGAAGTTGCTAAGAGGCTCCCCTGAAATGAATTGTCTGCTAGGAAGTCAGTTTGGAGCTCTGTTCCACTTACCTGTATCGCGCTGCTCAAACTCTGTGAAACTTGTACATTCTCTCCTCAGCCGTCAGCTGGTTACGATGCGCCTATATGAGCTCTGGTTCTTGTTTGCAGACAAGCCACTACGCTTTTCTCTGCGTGAGTTCGGAGACATCACGGGGCTGAAATGCGAGCCTGAAAGGGAAAAAGTTGGAAACGGGTCAGAATCTATCGATGCCACACCTGGACGTATGTGGAAAGAGTTGTTTGAAACTGAAGATGAAGACGTGACTGTACCAGATGTTCTTCGTATGCTTGAACAGCCTAGTCTTCCTGAGTGGAAGCGGTTGCCACTAGCTCTCATTGCGCTTGTAGATGGGCTCCTGGTTTGTGGTCACAAACTTCTTCATGTGACGCCTGCTTACGTCGAGATGCTGGAAGACACCGGATCATTTCTTCaatatccatgggggagagagGCATTCGTCAGCACTCTGTCTAGATTGACACCACCTCAACCTTCTGATCCTTCAAAAATGGATAAATCCCTTTCGGTGATGCGCCTTCGTTTGAAACAGCAGTCAACAGCGTGTTATGGGTTCCCTCTGGCGCTGCAACTTTTTGCTTTTAAAGCTATCCCCTCATTGCTTGAGAAAATTCCCGAACCTAATAAAACCACTTCTTTCTTGCAAGAACCAGAAGGATGCGACTCAACAAATGCACTTCTGAATTTTGAAGACATACTTCTGGTGGAAACCCAAACTGAGGTACAATGCTGTTGTCTATCTTATTTGCAAAACAGAAGTTAA